The following coding sequences are from one Paenarthrobacter ureafaciens window:
- a CDS encoding ROK family protein produces MVLGTAESAVLCFDVGGTDIKAGVVDAKGQVLGMRRVPTPLDPARPGEAVLDRLAELKAELASEFPEAPAKAAGIVVPGIVDSVAGVGIYSANLGWRNFPFTAEATKRLGIPVAFDHDVRSAAAVEHSFGGSKAFNDVVVMVVGTGIAAAVFSGGKAVTAGGFAGELGHAQVPDPDAAGSTILEAVGSAGAIAKRYHRESGIRVDGARGVLLRANAGDAVAARVWADAVDALAFTICQCVNIIGTEAVVVGGGLAEAGDDLLEPLRKRVDAILDFQRRPQLIRAQLGQDAGLLGAALNARALLGGTP; encoded by the coding sequence ATGGTTCTCGGAACCGCAGAATCAGCGGTCTTGTGTTTCGACGTTGGCGGGACGGACATCAAGGCCGGCGTGGTGGATGCCAAGGGGCAGGTCCTGGGCATGCGCCGCGTCCCCACGCCGTTGGACCCTGCCCGACCCGGCGAAGCCGTCCTGGACAGGCTTGCTGAGCTAAAAGCCGAGTTGGCATCGGAATTTCCTGAAGCGCCCGCCAAAGCAGCAGGCATCGTCGTCCCGGGAATCGTGGACTCCGTAGCGGGGGTGGGAATCTATTCCGCCAACCTTGGATGGCGCAACTTCCCTTTCACGGCCGAAGCCACAAAAAGGCTTGGCATCCCCGTTGCGTTCGATCACGATGTCCGCTCCGCGGCCGCGGTTGAGCACAGCTTTGGCGGATCCAAGGCATTCAACGACGTTGTAGTGATGGTGGTCGGGACAGGGATTGCGGCAGCAGTGTTCTCGGGTGGCAAGGCTGTCACCGCAGGCGGTTTCGCCGGCGAGCTCGGCCACGCCCAGGTTCCGGACCCCGACGCCGCAGGCTCCACCATCCTGGAAGCAGTGGGCTCGGCAGGGGCGATTGCCAAGCGTTACCACCGGGAATCGGGAATCCGTGTGGACGGTGCACGCGGCGTGCTGCTCCGGGCAAACGCCGGAGATGCAGTTGCCGCCCGTGTCTGGGCTGATGCCGTTGATGCCCTGGCCTTCACTATCTGCCAATGCGTGAACATTATTGGAACCGAAGCCGTTGTGGTCGGTGGAGGGCTGGCTGAAGCAGGCGACGACTTGCTCGAGCCACTCCGGAAACGGGTGGACGCCATCCTGGACTTCCAGCGCAGGCCCCAACTCATCCGTGCCCAGCTGGGGCAGGACGCCGGTTTGCTCGGTGCCGCACTGAATGCCCGCGCCCTTCTGGGAGGCACCCCATGA
- a CDS encoding VOC family protein — protein MRMDHVSYACEKDGLLATTERISAALGVDAVRGGVHPRFGTRNMIIPLADSKYLEVVEVLDHPASDKAPFGQAVRARSAAGGGWMGWCVAVDDLAPFEARLGRSAVPGNRKFPDGRELVWQQIGILGLIADPQVPYMLKWEGDPSLHPSKVYESDVKMSSLTIAGSAERVTEWLGEPVEKPLEDVAVQWMAPHGTPGIMSVTFETAAGAVTI, from the coding sequence ATGCGCATGGATCACGTCTCTTACGCTTGTGAAAAAGATGGCCTCCTGGCCACTACCGAACGAATTTCCGCAGCACTGGGAGTGGACGCAGTCCGGGGCGGAGTGCACCCCCGCTTCGGCACCCGGAACATGATCATTCCCCTCGCGGACAGCAAATACCTTGAAGTCGTGGAGGTCCTGGACCACCCCGCTTCGGATAAGGCACCCTTTGGCCAGGCAGTCCGGGCACGCTCGGCAGCCGGCGGTGGATGGATGGGCTGGTGCGTCGCCGTTGACGACCTTGCCCCGTTCGAAGCACGCCTCGGCCGCTCCGCAGTACCGGGCAACCGCAAGTTCCCGGACGGCCGCGAACTCGTGTGGCAGCAGATCGGCATCCTCGGCTTGATCGCCGACCCGCAGGTGCCGTACATGCTCAAGTGGGAAGGCGACCCCTCCCTGCACCCGTCCAAGGTCTACGAGAGCGACGTCAAGATGTCCAGCCTCACCATCGCCGGTTCCGCAGAGCGCGTGACCGAGTGGTTGGGTGAACCCGTGGAGAAGCCGCTCGAGGACGTCGCCGTCCAGTGGATGGCACCGCACGGAACCCCCGGCATCATGTCCGTCACTTTCGAAACCGCCGCAGGAGCCGTCACCATCTGA
- a CDS encoding 1-phosphofructokinase family hexose kinase, producing the protein MKRASVNRIITVTANPAIDMTYTVHGITEGASHRVPTPLSRAGGKGINVARVAHQLGYPVLAIAPTGGAAGQTLAAELWTSGVPHTLVAVAAETRRSIALVDTVAGETSIFNEEGQALLPDEWRSLRVAVVEAVSGNRNLPASVLVGSGSLPPGAPADFYPELVRLAHDAGIPAIIDTSGPGIIAAAKAGADILKPNHHELAEATGEPSLEAAALALIDMGARTVLVSAGADGMLAFDHAAPGGYWSARLPEALSGNPTGAGDAGVAAAAVALAEGITEPREILRRATAWSAAAVLMPAAGEISPRYQELQDQLIVTWKEVP; encoded by the coding sequence ATGAAACGAGCCAGCGTGAACCGCATTATTACGGTGACTGCCAATCCGGCCATCGACATGACCTACACCGTGCACGGGATCACCGAGGGTGCCAGCCACCGGGTTCCCACGCCCTTGAGCCGTGCTGGGGGCAAGGGCATCAACGTAGCCCGGGTCGCCCACCAGCTGGGATACCCCGTACTCGCCATTGCACCTACAGGTGGCGCGGCAGGGCAGACACTCGCGGCCGAACTGTGGACCAGCGGTGTTCCGCACACTCTGGTGGCAGTCGCCGCCGAAACCCGCCGCAGCATCGCGCTGGTGGATACGGTCGCGGGGGAGACGTCCATCTTCAACGAGGAAGGCCAGGCCCTTCTGCCGGACGAGTGGCGTTCACTGCGGGTCGCCGTCGTTGAGGCCGTGAGCGGCAACCGCAACCTGCCGGCCTCCGTCCTGGTCGGTTCGGGAAGCCTGCCGCCGGGGGCTCCCGCGGATTTCTACCCGGAGCTGGTGCGACTGGCCCACGACGCCGGCATCCCGGCAATCATCGACACCTCCGGTCCCGGCATCATCGCCGCGGCGAAAGCCGGCGCCGACATCCTTAAGCCCAACCATCATGAACTTGCCGAAGCGACAGGGGAGCCCAGCCTCGAAGCTGCCGCCCTCGCCCTGATCGACATGGGTGCCCGCACGGTCCTCGTCAGCGCCGGCGCGGACGGCATGCTCGCCTTCGACCACGCCGCCCCGGGCGGATACTGGAGCGCCCGCCTGCCGGAGGCGCTCAGCGGCAACCCCACAGGGGCGGGCGACGCCGGTGTGGCCGCTGCCGCCGTCGCGCTCGCCGAAGGCATCACCGAACCGCGGGAAATCCTCCGCCGGGCCACCGCGTGGTCCGCCGCGGCCGTGCTCATGCCCGCCGCTGGCGAAATCTCGCCGCGGTACCAGGAACTCCAAGACCAACTCATCGTGACATGGAAGGAGGTCCCGTGA
- a CDS encoding DeoR/GlpR family DNA-binding transcription regulator has protein sequence MTRTDRLTAILDLLAESGRIEVEDIVTRLGVSPATARRDLDSLAKQRLLSRTRGGATTGSVAYDLPGRYNRDDHAEAKQAIAQAASELIGPGAVIGLSGGTTNTALAQILSTREDLNAPSNRPTLTVVTNAINIAAQLAVRPHIKIMVTGGILNPRSYELVGPYTDVIMQKVALDIAFIGVNGVDPELGPTITDEGEAMVNTVMAGRATESYVLADSSKVGHRAFAAMAGYEFRHLITDSGIKPADRAAFEAKGTEVIVAATHVAD, from the coding sequence ATGACCCGCACCGACCGGTTGACCGCCATCCTGGACCTCCTGGCCGAGTCCGGCCGGATCGAGGTCGAGGACATCGTGACCCGGCTCGGGGTGTCGCCGGCAACGGCGCGACGGGACCTGGACAGCCTGGCCAAGCAGCGCCTGCTGAGCCGGACCAGGGGCGGGGCGACCACGGGCTCTGTTGCCTATGACCTTCCGGGCCGTTACAACCGTGACGACCACGCCGAGGCCAAGCAGGCGATCGCCCAGGCGGCCTCCGAGCTGATCGGACCCGGCGCCGTCATCGGGCTCAGCGGGGGAACAACCAACACGGCCTTGGCCCAGATCCTCTCCACCAGGGAGGACCTCAACGCCCCCTCCAACCGGCCCACCCTCACGGTGGTCACCAACGCCATCAACATCGCCGCGCAACTGGCAGTGCGGCCCCACATCAAGATCATGGTGACCGGCGGGATCCTCAATCCGCGTTCCTATGAACTCGTGGGACCTTACACGGATGTCATCATGCAGAAAGTGGCCTTGGACATCGCGTTCATCGGCGTCAACGGCGTGGACCCGGAGCTGGGACCCACCATCACCGATGAGGGCGAAGCCATGGTGAATACGGTCATGGCGGGGAGGGCCACGGAGTCCTACGTGCTCGCTGACTCCTCCAAGGTGGGGCACAGGGCCTTTGCCGCGATGGCCGGCTATGAGTTCCGGCACCTCATTACGGACTCCGGGATCAAGCCCGCAGACCGCGCGGCGTTTGAAGCCAAGGGGACCGAGGTCATCGTCGCCGCCACGCACGTTGCGGACTGA
- a CDS encoding SIS domain-containing protein has protein sequence MSENMLGAFMEEELVSQPEVWQRAMEQARTEHLLPEDGKRVAVIGCGTSWFMAQSYAAARESAGKGVTDAFAASEAFLNSNSPGRKYDAVVAITRSGTTTEVLGILAELQGNVPTVAIIGDTSSPIVGLADTVVDLHYADERSVVQTRFATTALVYMLTSLGIDVQQAIDDACGAVAAPVSRELLDAEQFTFLGTGWTVGLAHEAGLKMREAVQGWTESYPAMEYRHGPISIAAPGRVTWLFGAQPEGLDSDMAVTGALYIHTDKHPLAELVRVHKVTLERARVRGLNPDLPRNLTRSVILDAPA, from the coding sequence ATGAGCGAGAACATGCTGGGCGCCTTCATGGAAGAAGAGCTGGTTTCCCAGCCCGAGGTCTGGCAGCGTGCCATGGAACAAGCCCGCACCGAGCATTTGCTGCCGGAGGACGGCAAACGGGTCGCAGTCATCGGCTGCGGCACGTCATGGTTCATGGCCCAGAGCTATGCCGCTGCCAGGGAAAGCGCGGGCAAAGGCGTGACGGACGCGTTCGCCGCGTCGGAAGCATTCCTGAACAGCAACAGCCCCGGGCGGAAGTACGACGCTGTTGTGGCCATCACCCGTTCCGGCACCACCACGGAGGTGCTCGGCATTCTGGCTGAGTTGCAGGGGAATGTCCCCACCGTAGCCATCATCGGCGACACCTCCTCGCCGATCGTCGGGCTGGCAGACACCGTGGTGGACCTCCACTACGCCGATGAACGCTCGGTGGTGCAGACCCGCTTCGCCACCACGGCCTTGGTCTACATGCTCACCAGCCTTGGCATCGACGTTCAGCAAGCAATTGATGACGCCTGTGGCGCCGTGGCAGCGCCGGTCTCCCGGGAACTTCTGGATGCAGAGCAATTCACTTTCCTCGGCACCGGTTGGACAGTGGGGCTGGCCCACGAGGCCGGCTTGAAGATGCGCGAAGCCGTGCAGGGGTGGACCGAGTCCTACCCCGCCATGGAGTACCGCCATGGCCCCATCTCCATCGCGGCACCGGGGCGCGTCACGTGGTTGTTCGGTGCCCAGCCGGAAGGCTTGGACAGCGACATGGCCGTCACCGGCGCCCTTTATATCCACACGGACAAGCATCCGCTGGCTGAACTGGTCCGTGTCCATAAGGTCACTTTGGAACGTGCGCGCGTTCGTGGCTTGAATCCGGACCTGCCGCGAAACCTGACGCGCTCCGTTATTCTCGACGCCCCGGCCTAG
- a CDS encoding class II fructose-bisphosphate aldolase, producing the protein MEGGPVTLVNTRELMNRATATGTGQGAFNVIHVETAEGLVGGAEAAGVPLILQISENCAKYHGGLEAIGLAALSIARTAAVPVAVHLDHAESEDLALEAVDLGFGSVMFDGAHLPYDWNVEVTRRVAAYAHQHGVYVEAELGEVGGKDGAHAPGVRTDPAEAEAFVAATGVDALAVAVGSSHAMTERRAVLDLDLITKLKSAVGKPLVLHGSSGVTDGTLVAAIAAGMTKINVSTHLNGFFTRAVREYLDANPAVVDSRKYIKAGRDALVLESARMLTLFAKAK; encoded by the coding sequence ATGGAAGGAGGTCCCGTGACCCTGGTCAACACCCGGGAACTCATGAACAGGGCCACCGCCACAGGAACCGGCCAAGGCGCCTTCAACGTCATCCACGTGGAGACGGCCGAGGGGCTGGTGGGAGGTGCGGAGGCAGCGGGGGTGCCGCTCATCCTGCAGATTTCAGAAAACTGCGCCAAGTACCACGGCGGGCTCGAAGCAATCGGCCTGGCAGCACTTTCCATTGCCCGGACTGCCGCGGTTCCCGTTGCGGTCCACCTCGACCACGCTGAATCCGAGGACCTGGCGCTGGAAGCGGTGGATCTTGGGTTCGGTTCGGTGATGTTCGACGGCGCCCATCTCCCTTACGACTGGAACGTGGAAGTAACCAGGCGCGTGGCCGCCTACGCGCACCAACACGGGGTCTACGTAGAGGCAGAGCTGGGTGAGGTAGGAGGCAAGGACGGCGCGCACGCCCCGGGGGTCCGCACCGACCCCGCCGAAGCCGAAGCGTTCGTGGCCGCGACCGGCGTCGACGCCTTGGCCGTGGCGGTGGGCTCCTCACATGCCATGACCGAACGCCGCGCCGTCCTTGACCTGGACCTGATCACCAAACTGAAGTCCGCCGTCGGGAAGCCCTTGGTACTGCATGGCTCCTCCGGCGTCACAGACGGGACGCTCGTAGCGGCTATTGCCGCTGGTATGACTAAGATCAACGTATCCACACATTTGAACGGGTTCTTTACCCGCGCCGTCCGTGAGTACCTCGATGCCAACCCAGCAGTGGTGGATTCCCGAAAGTACATCAAGGCAGGGCGGGACGCCTTGGTGTTGGAATCTGCTCGTATGCTCACGCTGTTCGCCAAGGCGAAATAG
- the metX gene encoding homoserine O-acetyltransferase MetX: MTITATSLPTSEEQDGTVKYARVGSLELEAGGFLPDVVLAYETWGKLNADASNAVLVEHALTGSTHVARGASDEEGWWEQLVGPGATIDTNRFFVISINIVGGCYGSTGPSSQAPDGKPWGSRFPLVTLRDSTVAEARLADALGIRQWHAVLGGSMGGARALEWAVTFPNRVERCAVISVGAYSTAEQIAFAQAQTLAIRQDPNFNNGDYYHGPAPETGLALARRIAHITYRSALELDLRFGREAQPQEKPLAAAVLGERGRYQVESYLDHQGTKLVRRFDANSYIAITEALMSHDVRRGRGPLKEALSRATAQFFVAAVNSDRLYFPAQSHELAEALPGDVPVHIIEAPIGHDGFLTEIGQLAGQLGAAFFAEDFSRS, from the coding sequence ATGACCATTACTGCTACATCCCTTCCCACGTCGGAAGAACAGGACGGAACCGTCAAATACGCCCGCGTGGGTTCCCTGGAGCTGGAAGCCGGCGGGTTTCTCCCGGACGTTGTCCTGGCCTATGAGACCTGGGGCAAGCTCAATGCCGACGCCTCAAACGCCGTCCTCGTGGAGCACGCCCTGACGGGTAGTACGCATGTTGCACGCGGCGCCTCGGACGAGGAAGGCTGGTGGGAGCAGCTCGTTGGCCCGGGCGCAACGATCGACACCAACAGGTTCTTTGTCATTTCCATCAACATCGTGGGCGGCTGCTACGGCAGCACAGGGCCGTCGTCGCAAGCCCCGGACGGCAAGCCCTGGGGCTCCCGTTTCCCACTGGTGACCCTGCGCGACAGCACAGTGGCCGAAGCCCGGCTCGCCGACGCCTTGGGGATCCGGCAGTGGCATGCAGTGTTGGGCGGCTCGATGGGCGGGGCGCGCGCCTTGGAATGGGCAGTGACCTTCCCGAACAGGGTGGAGCGCTGCGCCGTGATTTCCGTCGGTGCCTACAGCACCGCGGAGCAGATCGCGTTTGCGCAGGCACAGACGCTCGCAATCCGCCAGGATCCGAACTTCAACAACGGTGACTACTACCATGGCCCGGCACCTGAAACCGGCCTTGCCTTGGCGCGGCGGATTGCCCACATCACGTATCGTTCCGCGCTGGAGCTGGACCTCCGCTTCGGCCGGGAAGCGCAGCCGCAGGAGAAACCGCTGGCCGCCGCCGTGCTGGGGGAGCGGGGGCGCTACCAGGTGGAGAGTTACTTGGACCACCAGGGCACCAAGCTGGTGCGCCGCTTCGATGCCAACAGCTACATCGCGATCACCGAGGCCCTGATGTCCCACGACGTCAGGCGGGGACGCGGCCCGCTCAAGGAAGCGTTGTCCCGGGCCACGGCACAGTTTTTTGTGGCGGCCGTGAACTCCGACCGGCTCTACTTCCCGGCACAGTCGCACGAACTCGCCGAAGCCTTGCCGGGCGACGTCCCGGTCCACATCATCGAAGCCCCCATCGGGCACGACGGCTTCCTCACGGAGATCGGCCAGCTCGCGGGCCAGCTGGGCGCAGCCTTCTTTGCCGAAGACTTCAGCCGTTCATGA
- a CDS encoding bifunctional o-acetylhomoserine/o-acetylserine sulfhydrylase: MSQGWSFETRQIHAGQEPDAATGARSLPIYQTTSFVFPSAESAANRFALAELAPIYTRIGNPTQDAVEQRIASLEGGLGALLLSSGQAAETFAILNIAEAGDHVVASPSLYGGTYNLLAHTLKKFGISVTFVEDPDNLEQWRNAVQPNTKLFFGEVVSNPRQDVLDIEGVAAVAHEAGVPLIVDNTLSTPYLIRPIEWGADIVVHSATKYLGGHGAAIAGVIVDSGNFDFSQDPERFPNFNTPDPSYNGLVYARDLGKDGALGANLSYILKARVQLLRDLGSAVSPFNAFLIAQGLETLSLRVERHVANATKVAEWLEARDDVEAVAYAGLPSSPWYDRGRKYGPRGTGAVVAFTIKGGVEAGKRFVDALELHSHVANIGDVRSLVIHPASTTHSQLTAEQQAVAGVNPGLVRLSVGIEHIDDIIADLEAGFRAAKGA; the protein is encoded by the coding sequence ATGTCCCAGGGATGGTCTTTCGAAACCCGCCAGATCCACGCAGGCCAGGAGCCGGATGCTGCAACCGGTGCACGCTCGCTGCCGATTTACCAGACCACTTCCTTCGTGTTCCCCAGTGCGGAGAGTGCCGCCAACCGGTTTGCGCTGGCGGAGCTGGCTCCCATCTACACCCGCATTGGCAACCCCACCCAGGACGCAGTGGAACAGCGCATTGCCAGCCTTGAGGGCGGGCTCGGGGCCCTGCTGCTCAGCTCGGGCCAGGCGGCGGAGACCTTCGCGATCCTGAACATCGCCGAGGCCGGTGACCACGTGGTGGCCAGCCCCAGCCTGTACGGCGGAACCTACAACCTCCTGGCGCACACCCTGAAGAAGTTCGGTATTTCCGTGACCTTCGTCGAGGATCCGGACAACCTGGAGCAGTGGCGCAACGCCGTGCAGCCCAACACCAAGCTGTTCTTCGGCGAAGTTGTATCCAACCCCCGCCAGGACGTGCTGGACATCGAAGGCGTCGCCGCGGTTGCCCATGAAGCGGGTGTCCCGCTGATCGTGGACAACACGCTTTCCACGCCCTACCTGATCCGTCCCATCGAGTGGGGTGCGGACATTGTGGTCCACTCGGCCACCAAGTACCTGGGTGGCCATGGTGCTGCCATTGCCGGGGTGATCGTGGATTCCGGAAACTTCGACTTCAGCCAGGACCCGGAGCGCTTCCCGAACTTCAACACTCCCGACCCCAGCTACAACGGCCTGGTCTACGCCCGCGACCTCGGCAAGGACGGCGCCCTCGGCGCCAACCTTTCCTACATCCTGAAGGCCCGCGTCCAGTTGCTGCGCGACCTTGGTTCTGCAGTATCGCCGTTCAACGCCTTCCTTATTGCCCAAGGCCTGGAAACCTTGAGCCTGCGGGTGGAGCGTCACGTGGCCAACGCCACCAAGGTGGCCGAATGGCTTGAAGCCCGTGACGACGTCGAAGCGGTCGCCTATGCGGGCCTGCCGTCCAGCCCCTGGTACGACCGTGGCCGCAAGTACGGTCCCCGTGGCACGGGGGCCGTTGTTGCTTTTACCATCAAGGGTGGCGTCGAAGCCGGCAAGCGCTTCGTCGATGCCTTGGAACTGCACTCCCATGTGGCAAACATCGGTGATGTCCGTTCCCTGGTCATCCACCCGGCGTCGACCACCCACAGCCAGCTGACTGCGGAACAGCAGGCCGTTGCCGGAGTAAACCCGGGCCTCGTCCGCCTGTCCGTGGGAATCGAGCACATCGATGACATCATTGCCGACCTCGAGGCCGGATTCCGCGCGGCAAAGGGTGCCTGA
- the hutI gene encoding imidazolonepropionase — protein sequence MSRTTPASTLITNIGELMTQDLEHRVLKDAALVFEGERISWIGSSAAAPAADERVDAGGRAVLPGWVDSHSHLVFAGDRTAEFEARMSGASYTAGGIAVTTGATRSVSDAELAGLVRERVHEALSQGTTYLESKTGYGLDVANEERSARIAAELVDEVTYLGAHLVPAGADPEEYTDLVCGAMLDAVLPHVRWADVFCEQGAFNEDQSRRVLKAAKDAGLGLRVHGNQLGEGPGVALAVEFGAASVDHVNYLSDKDVLALAETWAHWNPSTGTGTRGTVATCLPACDLSTRQPLAPGRELVDAGVQIALAANCNPGTSYTTSMAFCVTTAVLQMRLSVHEAVRAATYGGALALGRESGNDVDGQRAVGSLAVGHRADLHMLKAPSATHLAYRPGIPLTHSVWRAGVQAV from the coding sequence ATGAGCCGAACAACCCCAGCCAGCACACTCATCACCAACATCGGGGAGCTGATGACCCAGGACCTGGAACACCGGGTCTTGAAGGACGCAGCCCTGGTGTTCGAAGGCGAGCGGATTTCCTGGATCGGGTCCAGCGCTGCTGCTCCCGCCGCAGATGAAAGGGTCGACGCCGGTGGCCGCGCCGTCCTGCCGGGCTGGGTCGATTCGCACTCCCATCTGGTTTTCGCAGGGGACCGCACAGCGGAGTTCGAAGCCCGGATGTCGGGGGCGAGCTACACCGCGGGCGGGATTGCGGTGACCACGGGCGCCACGCGCAGTGTCAGCGATGCCGAGCTGGCGGGCCTGGTCAGGGAGCGGGTCCACGAGGCCCTCTCCCAAGGGACCACGTACCTCGAAAGCAAGACCGGCTATGGACTGGACGTGGCGAACGAGGAGCGCAGTGCCCGCATCGCGGCGGAGCTGGTGGACGAGGTCACGTATCTTGGCGCGCACCTGGTGCCGGCGGGTGCGGATCCGGAGGAATATACGGACCTGGTGTGCGGAGCAATGCTCGACGCCGTCCTGCCGCATGTCCGTTGGGCGGACGTCTTCTGTGAGCAGGGCGCTTTCAACGAGGACCAGTCCCGGCGCGTCCTCAAGGCCGCCAAGGATGCGGGCTTGGGCTTGCGCGTCCATGGCAATCAGCTGGGCGAAGGGCCGGGGGTGGCGCTGGCCGTCGAGTTCGGCGCCGCGAGCGTGGACCACGTGAACTACCTTTCGGACAAGGATGTCCTGGCGCTCGCCGAGACGTGGGCCCATTGGAACCCGTCCACCGGTACCGGCACGCGCGGCACAGTGGCTACCTGCCTTCCCGCCTGCGATCTCTCCACACGACAGCCCTTGGCGCCCGGCCGTGAGTTGGTTGACGCGGGCGTGCAGATCGCGCTGGCGGCGAACTGCAACCCCGGCACGTCCTACACCACGTCCATGGCGTTCTGCGTCACCACGGCTGTGCTTCAGATGCGCTTGAGCGTCCACGAAGCGGTCCGGGCGGCGACCTACGGCGGCGCTTTGGCGCTTGGCAGGGAGTCAGGGAACGACGTAGACGGTCAGCGGGCGGTGGGTTCGCTCGCCGTCGGTCATCGCGCGGATTTGCACATGCTGAAGGCTCCTTCGGCTACGCATCTGGCGTACCGTCCCGGGATTCCGTTGACGCATTCGGTGTGGCGGGCCGGCGTGCAGGCTGTTTGA
- a CDS encoding ATP-binding protein, whose amino-acid sequence MIENPFRPSAGATPPEIIGRSGLLDEFKYGLRLGSGAPGLLTIFTGARGIGKTVMLGEVHDAARQEGWAVIAETATEGFMGRVGEEMLSLTQELGSGPQNRRITAIGAAGFSITTQLAPERQVAWRKLGEELLHILDNKHTGLIITVDEIHAADRNELAQLAASVQHFIQDRMPIGLVFAGLPAAVSDLLNEGVATFLRRADKIDLHAAGIRDVERSFASIFATAGFRVPPHLVQKAAESTGGYPFLIQLVGYFLWREAENNNGTLTDAEADRAVQAAHRRNARTVIEAALSTVSAKDLQFLRAMAQDDGPSIAGDLGERLKAKTNLVANYRSRLLAAGLVEPAGHGKIDFAIPGLRQYLRNLNTD is encoded by the coding sequence ATGATCGAGAATCCATTCAGGCCCTCAGCAGGAGCAACTCCTCCGGAAATCATTGGACGGTCAGGCCTGCTTGATGAGTTCAAATACGGTTTGCGGCTTGGTTCCGGGGCACCGGGACTGCTCACGATCTTCACCGGAGCCCGCGGGATCGGCAAGACGGTGATGCTCGGGGAGGTCCATGACGCCGCCCGCCAAGAAGGCTGGGCAGTCATCGCGGAGACTGCAACGGAAGGCTTCATGGGTCGCGTCGGCGAGGAAATGCTCAGCCTGACCCAGGAACTTGGCAGCGGTCCGCAGAACCGGCGGATCACCGCCATCGGCGCCGCAGGATTCAGCATCACCACCCAGTTGGCACCCGAACGCCAAGTAGCATGGCGCAAGCTCGGCGAAGAACTTCTCCACATCCTCGACAACAAACACACCGGCCTGATCATCACGGTGGATGAAATCCACGCCGCCGACCGCAACGAACTCGCTCAATTGGCGGCCAGCGTCCAGCACTTCATCCAGGACCGGATGCCGATCGGCCTGGTATTCGCCGGACTGCCTGCAGCCGTATCCGACCTGCTCAATGAAGGCGTTGCCACGTTCCTGCGCCGGGCCGACAAAATCGACCTCCATGCGGCGGGCATCCGCGACGTTGAACGGTCTTTCGCCTCCATCTTCGCCACCGCCGGCTTCCGTGTCCCGCCCCACCTGGTCCAAAAGGCAGCCGAGTCGACCGGTGGCTACCCCTTCTTGATCCAGCTCGTCGGCTACTTCCTCTGGCGCGAAGCGGAAAATAACAACGGCACGCTGACAGATGCCGAGGCGGACCGCGCGGTACAGGCCGCCCACAGGCGCAATGCCCGCACGGTCATCGAAGCCGCACTCTCAACCGTGTCGGCAAAGGACCTCCAGTTCCTTCGCGCAATGGCGCAGGATGACGGTCCTTCGATCGCCGGAGACCTTGGAGAGAGGCTGAAGGCAAAGACCAATCTAGTCGCCAACTATCGCTCGCGCCTGCTCGCCGCCGGCCTGGTGGAACCTGCCGGCCACGGGAAGATCGATTTCGCGATACCGGGCCTTCGACAGTATTTGCGCAATCTGAACACAGACTAG
- a CDS encoding CPBP family intramembrane glutamic endopeptidase, with protein MLLASRRRLRAEVLIVLGLSLGQSAVYSVVQLLDKMTRAPLSEATSTLNRSQSTREYFDLTYQLLDILFALVPVVLVFYFLSLHASGGSAFARLGFNFARPGKDALQGLGLAAAIGIPSLGLYAAGRALGITTAIIPSGLDTYWWTVPVLVLSAIRHGIVEEVIVVGYLLDRFGKFGWSTAAAIVVSALLRGSYHLYQGFGPFIGNVVMGLVFAWLYTKTKRVMPLVIAHALLDIVAFVGFSLFGKAVGLG; from the coding sequence ATGCTCCTAGCCTCACGACGCCGCCTGCGCGCCGAAGTACTCATTGTCCTGGGTCTTTCGCTGGGCCAGTCTGCCGTGTATTCGGTGGTCCAGCTCCTGGACAAGATGACCAGGGCGCCGTTGTCGGAGGCAACCTCGACGCTCAACAGGTCCCAAAGCACGCGCGAGTACTTCGACCTCACCTACCAATTGCTGGACATCCTGTTCGCCCTGGTGCCGGTGGTCCTGGTTTTCTACTTCCTGTCCCTCCATGCCTCGGGAGGATCAGCATTTGCCCGTCTTGGCTTCAACTTCGCCCGGCCAGGCAAGGATGCGCTGCAAGGCCTCGGCCTGGCTGCGGCCATCGGCATTCCGTCCCTTGGCCTGTATGCCGCGGGCCGGGCATTGGGCATCACCACGGCAATTATTCCCAGTGGCCTGGACACGTACTGGTGGACCGTGCCTGTGCTGGTGCTCTCCGCCATCCGCCACGGGATCGTCGAAGAAGTCATTGTGGTGGGCTACCTGCTGGACCGTTTCGGCAAGTTCGGGTGGAGCACAGCCGCGGCAATCGTGGTCAGCGCGTTGCTGCGGGGCAGCTACCACCTCTACCAAGGGTTCGGTCCGTTCATCGGCAACGTGGTCATGGGCCTGGTGTTCGCGTGGCTTTATACCAAGACCAAGCGCGTGATGCCGCTGGTGATAGCCCACGCGCTGCTGGACATCGTGGCATTCGTCGGCTTCAGCCTCTTTGGGAAGGCCGTGGGGCTGGGCTGA